A window of the Rhodoferax sp. GW822-FHT02A01 genome harbors these coding sequences:
- the mfd gene encoding transcription-repair coupling factor: MDLPKLSSGKRYTLPRPAGSADALLLARLGEREKGSGKPLAIITSDATDAQRLLDEIAFFAPTLRCALFPDWETLPYDTFSPHQDLISERLATLWRISQRNKETGADVIIVPATTALYRLAPPSFLAGYTFEFKVKQKLDEARLKAQLTLAGYSHVTQVVSPGEYAVRGGLIDLFPMGSPVPYRVDLFDDEIDSIRTFDPDSQRSLYPVPEIRLLPGREFPMDDDARARFRSRWRELLEGDPTKSRIYKDMGNGVATAGIEYYLPLFFEHTATVFDYVGGDATVVLHGDLESAFQRFWQDTKDRFRLVQGDPERPALPPESLFLGTEQFYALCNGHAQLAIKAASPEDTAGAFVDISALPPMAALRGTEDPLVKLKDYARNTQQRMLVLAESDGRRESLLDFLRASQINPPAFDSLEEFVHSSEKWGIATAALTVGFGWLEAGVDLITETELFAAGPATRRRKKQEQVSDVEALIKDLSELNLGDPVVHSSHGIGRYRGLVNMDMGNKNAQGEPELQEFLHLEYADKATLYVPVSQLQLISRYTGVSADEAPLHKLGSGQWEKAKRKAAEQVRDSAAELLNIYARRAAREGHAFRYSPTDYEAFANDFGFEETADQKAAIHAVIQDMISPRPMDRLVCGDVGFGKTEVALRAAFVAVTGGRQVAFLAPTTLLAEQHYQTLVDRFSKWPVKIAEMSRFRSAKEITAALKGVADGTIDIVVGTHKLLSEKTHFKDLGLLIIDEEHRFGVRHKEAMKALRAEVDVLTLTATPIPRTLGMALEGLRDLSVIATAPQRRLAIKTFVRTEGNGVIREAVLRELKRGGQVYFLHNEVETIENRRAKLEELLPEARIAVAHGQMPERQLEAVMRDFIAQRSNLLLCSTIIETGIDVPTANTIVMSRADKFGLAQLHQLRGRVGRSHHQAYAYLMVPDIEGLTKQAQQRLDAIQQMEELGSGFYLAMHDLEIRGAGEVLGENQSGNMLEVGFQLYNEMLSEAVRCLKAGIEPDLLSPLNVNTEINLHAPALLPDEYCGDVHLRLSFYKKLATAKNTDQIDALLEEIVDRFGKLPAQAQTLIDVHRLRVIAKPYGVVKVDAAPGVITITFKKDPPIEPLRIIELIQKNKHIKLAGNEKLRIERNLPEVKDRAQMVRDILRSLGQPNTKSVAA; this comes from the coding sequence ATGGATTTACCCAAACTCTCCAGCGGCAAACGCTACACCCTGCCCCGCCCTGCGGGTTCTGCTGACGCACTCCTCCTGGCCCGCCTGGGCGAACGTGAAAAAGGGAGCGGCAAGCCGCTGGCCATCATCACGTCCGACGCCACGGATGCACAGCGCCTGCTCGATGAAATTGCCTTCTTCGCGCCCACATTGCGCTGCGCGCTGTTTCCTGACTGGGAGACGCTGCCCTACGACACCTTCTCGCCGCACCAGGACCTGATCAGCGAGCGGCTGGCCACCCTGTGGCGCATTTCCCAGCGCAACAAGGAGACTGGCGCCGATGTGATCATCGTGCCGGCCACCACGGCCCTGTACCGCCTGGCGCCGCCCAGCTTTCTGGCGGGCTACACCTTTGAATTCAAGGTCAAGCAAAAGCTCGACGAGGCCCGCCTCAAGGCCCAGCTCACGCTCGCCGGCTACAGCCACGTGACCCAGGTCGTGAGCCCCGGTGAATATGCGGTGCGTGGCGGCCTGATCGACCTCTTCCCCATGGGTTCGCCCGTGCCCTACCGGGTGGACCTGTTCGACGACGAGATCGACAGCATCCGCACCTTCGACCCCGACAGCCAGCGCAGCCTGTACCCGGTGCCCGAAATCCGCCTGCTGCCCGGGCGCGAATTCCCCATGGATGACGACGCGCGCGCGCGCTTTCGCAGCCGTTGGCGCGAGCTGCTGGAAGGTGACCCGACCAAGAGCCGCATCTACAAGGACATGGGCAACGGCGTTGCCACCGCCGGTATCGAGTACTACCTGCCGCTGTTCTTCGAGCACACCGCCACCGTGTTCGACTACGTGGGTGGCGACGCCACCGTGGTGCTGCATGGCGATCTGGAGTCCGCCTTCCAGCGTTTCTGGCAGGACACCAAGGACCGCTTCCGCCTGGTGCAGGGTGACCCCGAGCGCCCGGCCTTGCCGCCCGAGAGTCTGTTCCTGGGTACCGAGCAGTTCTATGCACTGTGCAACGGCCATGCGCAACTGGCCATCAAAGCCGCGTCGCCCGAGGACACCGCCGGCGCTTTTGTCGACATCAGCGCCCTGCCCCCCATGGCCGCGCTACGTGGCACCGAAGACCCGCTGGTCAAGCTCAAGGACTACGCCCGCAATACCCAGCAGCGCATGCTGGTTCTGGCCGAAAGCGATGGCCGGCGCGAAAGCCTGCTGGACTTCCTGCGCGCCTCGCAGATCAATCCGCCCGCCTTCGATTCGCTGGAGGAGTTTGTCCACAGCAGCGAAAAGTGGGGCATTGCCACCGCCGCGCTGACCGTGGGCTTTGGCTGGCTCGAAGCCGGCGTGGACCTGATCACCGAGACCGAGCTGTTTGCCGCCGGCCCCGCCACGCGCAGACGCAAGAAGCAGGAACAGGTCAGTGACGTCGAGGCGCTGATCAAAGACCTCTCCGAGCTGAACCTGGGCGACCCGGTGGTGCATTCATCGCATGGCATTGGCCGCTACCGGGGCTTGGTCAACATGGATATGGGCAATAAGAATGCCCAAGGCGAACCGGAGCTGCAGGAGTTCCTGCACCTGGAGTACGCCGACAAGGCCACGCTGTATGTGCCGGTGAGCCAGTTGCAACTGATCAGCCGCTACACCGGCGTGAGCGCCGATGAGGCGCCCTTGCACAAGCTGGGTTCCGGCCAGTGGGAAAAAGCCAAGCGCAAGGCCGCCGAACAGGTGCGCGACTCTGCGGCCGAACTGCTCAACATCTATGCCCGCCGCGCCGCACGCGAGGGCCACGCCTTCCGCTATTCGCCCACCGACTACGAGGCCTTTGCCAACGACTTCGGCTTCGAGGAAACCGCCGACCAGAAGGCCGCCATCCACGCCGTCATCCAGGACATGATCAGCCCGCGCCCCATGGACCGCCTCGTGTGTGGTGACGTGGGCTTTGGCAAAACTGAGGTTGCCCTGCGTGCCGCTTTTGTGGCTGTGACGGGCGGCAGGCAGGTGGCCTTTCTGGCCCCCACGACCCTGCTGGCCGAACAGCACTACCAGACGCTGGTGGACCGCTTCAGCAAATGGCCGGTGAAGATTGCGGAGATGAGCCGCTTCCGCTCGGCCAAGGAAATCACCGCCGCGCTCAAGGGCGTGGCCGACGGCACCATCGACATCGTCGTGGGCACGCACAAGCTGCTCAGCGAAAAGACCCACTTCAAGGACCTGGGCCTGCTCATCATCGACGAGGAGCATCGCTTTGGTGTGCGCCACAAGGAGGCCATGAAGGCGCTGCGCGCCGAGGTGGACGTGCTGACCCTCACCGCCACGCCCATCCCGCGTACGCTGGGCATGGCGCTGGAAGGCCTGCGCGACCTTTCCGTGATTGCCACCGCGCCGCAACGCCGCCTGGCGATCAAGACCTTTGTACGCACCGAGGGCAACGGCGTGATCCGCGAGGCCGTGCTGCGTGAGCTCAAGCGCGGCGGCCAGGTCTACTTCCTGCACAACGAGGTGGAGACCATTGAGAACCGCCGCGCCAAGCTCGAAGAGTTGTTGCCCGAAGCCCGCATTGCCGTGGCCCACGGCCAGATGCCTGAACGCCAGCTCGAAGCCGTGATGCGCGACTTCATTGCCCAGCGCAGCAACCTGCTGCTGTGCTCCACCATCATCGAGACCGGCATCGACGTGCCCACCGCCAACACCATCGTCATGAGCCGAGCCGACAAGTTCGGCCTGGCGCAGCTGCATCAGCTGCGGGGTCGCGTGGGTCGCAGCCACCACCAGGCCTATGCCTATCTGATGGTGCCCGACATCGAAGGCCTGACCAAGCAGGCCCAGCAACGGCTGGACGCCATCCAGCAGATGGAAGAGCTGGGCAGCGGCTTCTATCTGGCCATGCACGACCTGGAGATCCGTGGTGCCGGCGAGGTACTGGGCGAAAACCAGAGCGGCAATATGCTGGAGGTGGGCTTTCAGCTCTACAACGAGATGCTGTCCGAGGCGGTGCGCTGCCTCAAGGCTGGCATCGAGCCCGACCTGCTGAGCCCGCTCAACGTCAACACCGAAATCAACCTGCACGCCCCGGCGCTGTTGCCCGACGAATACTGCGGCGATGTGCACCTGCGCCTGTCGTTCTACAAGAAGCTGGCCACCGCCAAGAACACCGACCAGATCGACGCCCTGCTCGAAGAGATCGTGGACCGCTTCGGCAAGCTGCCGGCGCAGGCGCAGACATTGATTGACGTGCACCGCCTGCGCGTGATCGCCAAGCCCTACGGCGTGGTCAAGGTGGACGCCGCACCGGGCGTGATCACCATCACCTTCAAGAAAGACCCGCCGATCGAGCCGCTACGCATCATCGAGCTGATCCAGAAGAACAAGCACATCAAGCTGGCCGGCAACGAGAAGCTGCGCATCGAGCGCAACCTGCCCGAGGTGAAGGACCGCGCCCAGATGGTGCGCGACATCCTGCGCAGCCTGGGCCAGCCCAATACCAAATCCGTCGCAGCCTGA
- the serB gene encoding phosphoserine phosphatase SerB, with protein MTTPAEIEPGLVTQGITPPLRLKDFKLIAFDMDSTLINIECVDEIADAAGRKAEVAAITEAAMRGEIADYKESLRKRVALLKGVTVAHMEEVYTRRLQLNPGAAELVAACKAAGLKVLLVSGGFTFFTDRIRERLGIDFARSNVLEVEAGPSCGVLTGRMVDQPWGDICDGNEKRRTLLEVATLIGVEPRQIIAMGDGANDLPMMGVAGLSVAYHAKPAVREKANVAINSGGLDRLLTVLR; from the coding sequence ATGACAACTCCCGCAGAAATCGAACCCGGCCTGGTCACCCAGGGCATTACCCCGCCATTGCGCCTGAAGGACTTCAAGCTCATTGCCTTTGACATGGACTCCACCCTCATCAACATCGAGTGCGTGGACGAAATCGCCGATGCCGCCGGGCGCAAGGCCGAAGTAGCCGCCATCACCGAGGCCGCCATGCGCGGTGAGATTGCCGACTACAAGGAAAGCCTGCGCAAGCGCGTGGCCCTGCTCAAGGGTGTGACAGTGGCCCACATGGAAGAGGTGTACACGCGGCGCCTGCAGCTCAATCCCGGTGCCGCCGAACTGGTGGCCGCCTGCAAGGCTGCGGGCCTTAAGGTGCTGCTGGTGTCCGGCGGATTTACCTTTTTCACCGACCGCATCCGTGAGCGCCTGGGCATCGACTTCGCCCGCTCGAATGTGCTGGAGGTGGAGGCTGGCCCCAGTTGCGGAGTGCTGACCGGCCGCATGGTGGATCAGCCCTGGGGGGACATCTGCGACGGCAATGAAAAACGCCGCACGCTGCTGGAAGTGGCGACTTTGATCGGCGTGGAGCCCCGCCAAATCATCGCCATGGGGGACGGTGCCAACGACCTGCCCATGATGGGCGTGGCCGGCCTGTCCGTGGCATATCACGCCAAACCGGCCGTGCGCGAGAAGGCCAACGTGGCCATCAACAGCGGCGGCCTGGACCGCCTGCTGACAGTATTGCGTTAG
- a CDS encoding DsbA family oxidoreductase, whose product MKKQIKIDFVSDVSCPWCAIGLQSLQTALKELDGELDASLTFQPFELNPQMDPEGEDILEHLSHKYGSTPEQMAAAQENIRARGEALGFTFNMGKRSRIYNTFNAHRLLHWAELEGKQVALKNALFKAYFTEGENPSDNALLVRVAASVGLDATRAQSILGSDEFADEVREQEQFYQQSGIHSVPAIILNDRHLISGGQPPEVFAKALRQIAEI is encoded by the coding sequence ATGAAAAAGCAAATCAAGATCGACTTTGTGTCCGACGTATCCTGCCCCTGGTGCGCCATTGGCCTGCAGTCCCTGCAGACTGCGCTCAAGGAACTCGATGGTGAGCTGGATGCCAGCCTGACGTTTCAGCCTTTTGAGCTCAACCCTCAGATGGACCCAGAGGGTGAGGACATCCTGGAACACCTGAGCCACAAATACGGCTCTACGCCCGAGCAGATGGCCGCAGCCCAGGAGAACATCCGTGCACGTGGTGAGGCACTGGGCTTCACTTTCAACATGGGCAAGCGCAGCCGCATCTACAACACCTTCAACGCGCACCGCTTGCTGCACTGGGCCGAGCTGGAAGGCAAGCAGGTTGCCCTGAAGAATGCGCTGTTCAAGGCCTATTTCACCGAGGGCGAAAACCCCAGCGACAACGCCTTGCTGGTGCGTGTGGCAGCCTCCGTTGGTCTGGATGCCACCCGGGCGCAGTCCATTCTGGGCAGTGACGAGTTCGCCGACGAGGTGCGGGAGCAGGAGCAGTTCTACCAGCAGAGCGGCATCCACTCGGTGCCAGCCATCATCCTCAACGACCGGCATCTGATTTCCGGCGGCCAGCCGCCGGAGGTGTTTGCGAAGGCCCTGCGCCAGATCGCGGAGATCTAA